A part of Onthophagus taurus isolate NC chromosome 7, IU_Otau_3.0, whole genome shotgun sequence genomic DNA contains:
- the LOC111413070 gene encoding diphthamide biosynthesis protein 3 translates to MSVFHDEIEIEDFEYDEEEEIYHYPCPCGDRFEISKADLIAGEEIATCPSCSLIVKVIYDIEDFQDKEEEVTKITKDIKKLQVAN, encoded by the exons ATGTCTGTATTTCACGATGAAATAGAAATCGAAGATTTCGAATacgacgaagaagaagaaatttatCATTATCCCTGTCCTTGTGGAGATAGATTTGAAATTTCAAAG GCCGATCTTATAGCAGGAGAAGAAATAGCAACGTGTCCCAGTTGTTCGCTTATAGTAAAAGTGATTTATGATATA gaggACTTCCAagataaagaagaagaagtaacTAAAATTactaaagatattaaaaaattacaagttgCAAATTGA
- the LOC111413083 gene encoding mitochondrial tRNA-specific 2-thiouridylase 1 isoform X2 yields MQNWDIADEKGVCSADQDYKDTSIVCEKLNIPLTHLNFVKEYWNEVFLNLIKEYETGSTPNPDILCNKNLKFNYFYNHAIENLEADAIATGHYAANSFGAYLENYDPNQNAKLLLPRDKIKDQTFFLSQINQNALRKTMFPLSELTKPEVKALAVQNGLEIVAKKKESMGICFIGNRNFQDFISEYIEDKEGNFIDIDTGEIVGKHNGIHHWTLGQRSRIAGIPKGYFIAQKNVENNSIYVALGSEHPSLYTQTFCTSKPHWICDQPKDLETSNVFNCQFRFQHTHETTDCNLFETDQGLIGRLSKPVKAITEGQYAVFYKNNECLGSGKIVFRGVPNSIRFWLDHNKSIKVYDLFRKCKSKDEFVKKVNDVLNKNSKNNKYHLR; encoded by the exons atgcaaaattgGGACATTGCGGATGAAAAAGGGGTTTGCTCTGCTGATCAGGATTACAAAGATACTTCAATTGTAtgcgaaaaattaaatataccaTTAACTCATCTTAATTTCGTGAAAGAATATTGGAACgaagtattttt AAATCTAATTAAAGAATATGAGACTGGAAGCACACCAAATCCTGATATTTTGTGTAACAagaacttaaaatttaattatttttataaccatGCCATTGAGAATTTAGAGGCTGATGCAATTGCTACAGGACATTATGCTGCTAATAGTTTTGGGGCTTATTTGGAAAACTATGATCCTAATCAga atgcaaaattattattacctcgggataaaataaaagatcaaacattttttttatcgcaaataaatcaaaatgcttTAAGGAAAACCATGTTTCCGTTAAGTGAATTGACAAAACCAGAAGTTAAAGCTCTCGCTGTACAAAATGGCCTAGAAATTGTAGCTAAGAAGAAGGAAAGTATGGGAATTTGTTTTATTGGGAACAGAAATTTTCAAGATTTTATTTCTGAG TACATTGAAGATAAAGAAGGTAATTTTATCGACATAGATACAGGAGAAATCGTTGGAAAACACAATGGAATTCATCATTGGACATTAGGACAAAGAAGTCGAATCGCTGGAATTCCAAAAGGATATTTTATCGCACAAAAAAACGTTGAAAATAATTCCATTTACGTTGCTTTAGGTAGTGAACACCCTTCATTATACACCCAAACTTTTTGTACATCAAAACCACACTGGATATGTGATCAACCAAAAGATTTAGAGACCTCCAATGTTTTTAATTGTCAATTTCGGTTTCAACATACTCACGAAACTACtgattgtaatttatttgaaactgaCCAAGGACTAATTGGGCGTTTATCAAAACCAGTTAAAGCAATAACTGAAGGACAATATGCAGTGTTTTATAAGAATAATGAGTGTTTAGGTAgtggaaaaattgtttttagagGTGTTCCAAATTCAATTCGATTTTGGTTAGACCATAATAAGTCAATTAAagtttatgatttatttagaaaatgtaaaagtaaagatgaatttgttaaaaaagttaatgatgttttaaacaaaaattcaaaaaataataaatatcatttaagataa
- the LOC139428866 gene encoding DNA-directed RNA polymerase III subunit RPC7-like: protein MAGRGRGRGGRGGNSKSFSRDQLASIGAGTNDLIPGPVTQPPPLYPPLNRQPVPVQPSEDLDYLLTLRQDIIDHMYLSTAFLRVSKTKVTKSDHEIDKLLAQLPSATNNFDWELFPTELRPKMSAKRIKKQVKKEVDVEDRLNRLEKLENDTDNVAVKEEVEDEDVENEEIFDDADEEMDEGTDYANNYFDNGEAFDEEDDNLDDGPVY, encoded by the coding sequence atggCTGGTCGCGGTAGAGGACGAGGGGGTCGAGGTGGAAACTCAAAATCTTTTAGTCGAGATCAATTAGCAAGTATCGGAGCAGGAACAAACGATTTAATTCCCGGTCCAGTAACCCAACCACCACCACTTTACCCACCATTAAATCGACAACCCGTTCCAGTACAACCATCAGAAgacttagattatttattaactctCCGACAAGACATCATAGACCACATGTATCTTTCAACAGCTTTTTTAAGagtttctaaaacaaaagtaACCAAATCCGATCatgaaattgacaaattaTTAGCACAATTACCTTCAGCCACCAATAATTTTGACTGGGAATTATTTCCTACCGAGTTGCGACCCAAAATGAGTGctaaacgaattaaaaaacaagttaaaaAGGAAGTTGATGTTGAGGATAGGTTAAATCGATTAGAAAAATTGGAGAATGACACCGACAATGTTGCTGTAAAGGAGGAGGTTGAAGATGAAGATGTTGAAAATGAGGAAATATTCGATGATGCTGATGAAGAAATGGATGAAGGGACTGATTATGcaaataattatttcgatAATGGTGAAGCTTTTGATGAAGAAGATGATAATTTAGATGATGGACCGGTTTATTAA
- the LOC111413083 gene encoding mitochondrial tRNA-specific 2-thiouridylase 1 isoform X1 encodes MLKLKNIVVGISGGVDSAVTALLLKKKGFNVKGVFMQNWDIADEKGVCSADQDYKDTSIVCEKLNIPLTHLNFVKEYWNEVFLNLIKEYETGSTPNPDILCNKNLKFNYFYNHAIENLEADAIATGHYAANSFGAYLENYDPNQNAKLLLPRDKIKDQTFFLSQINQNALRKTMFPLSELTKPEVKALAVQNGLEIVAKKKESMGICFIGNRNFQDFISEYIEDKEGNFIDIDTGEIVGKHNGIHHWTLGQRSRIAGIPKGYFIAQKNVENNSIYVALGSEHPSLYTQTFCTSKPHWICDQPKDLETSNVFNCQFRFQHTHETTDCNLFETDQGLIGRLSKPVKAITEGQYAVFYKNNECLGSGKIVFRGVPNSIRFWLDHNKSIKVYDLFRKCKSKDEFVKKVNDVLNKNSKNNKYHLR; translated from the exons atgttaaaattgaagaatatTGTTGTTGGTATATCCGGGGGCGTAGATAGTGCTGTTAcagctttattattaaaaaagaaag GATTTAATGTAAAAGgagtttttatgcaaaattgGGACATTGCGGATGAAAAAGGGGTTTGCTCTGCTGATCAGGATTACAAAGATACTTCAATTGTAtgcgaaaaattaaatataccaTTAACTCATCTTAATTTCGTGAAAGAATATTGGAACgaagtattttt AAATCTAATTAAAGAATATGAGACTGGAAGCACACCAAATCCTGATATTTTGTGTAACAagaacttaaaatttaattatttttataaccatGCCATTGAGAATTTAGAGGCTGATGCAATTGCTACAGGACATTATGCTGCTAATAGTTTTGGGGCTTATTTGGAAAACTATGATCCTAATCAga atgcaaaattattattacctcgggataaaataaaagatcaaacattttttttatcgcaaataaatcaaaatgcttTAAGGAAAACCATGTTTCCGTTAAGTGAATTGACAAAACCAGAAGTTAAAGCTCTCGCTGTACAAAATGGCCTAGAAATTGTAGCTAAGAAGAAGGAAAGTATGGGAATTTGTTTTATTGGGAACAGAAATTTTCAAGATTTTATTTCTGAG TACATTGAAGATAAAGAAGGTAATTTTATCGACATAGATACAGGAGAAATCGTTGGAAAACACAATGGAATTCATCATTGGACATTAGGACAAAGAAGTCGAATCGCTGGAATTCCAAAAGGATATTTTATCGCACAAAAAAACGTTGAAAATAATTCCATTTACGTTGCTTTAGGTAGTGAACACCCTTCATTATACACCCAAACTTTTTGTACATCAAAACCACACTGGATATGTGATCAACCAAAAGATTTAGAGACCTCCAATGTTTTTAATTGTCAATTTCGGTTTCAACATACTCACGAAACTACtgattgtaatttatttgaaactgaCCAAGGACTAATTGGGCGTTTATCAAAACCAGTTAAAGCAATAACTGAAGGACAATATGCAGTGTTTTATAAGAATAATGAGTGTTTAGGTAgtggaaaaattgtttttagagGTGTTCCAAATTCAATTCGATTTTGGTTAGACCATAATAAGTCAATTAAagtttatgatttatttagaaaatgtaaaagtaaagatgaatttgttaaaaaagttaatgatgttttaaacaaaaattcaaaaaataataaatatcatttaagataa